One region of Priestia megaterium genomic DNA includes:
- a CDS encoding (Fe-S)-binding protein: MTATKDIQQAFKERLDYDELMNCMRCGFCLPSCPTYGQTNQYEAASPRGRIALMKGVVDGLIEPDESVEKQLNLCLGCRACEPVCPSGVKYGHLLEEARDIIQQKKRHKWPVKALRHMVFEQLFPHKERLKNVHSLLAFYQRSGLQKAVQKTNILNVLPGNLAQMEKTLPPVPTKKEMKKRPFLFEAEGTRERTVAFFTGCLMDTMFMETNNATIALLQKAGCKVVIPEVQTCCGALHAHGGEKDQAKKLAKQNIMAFESIQADDIVLNAGGCGALLVEYDHLLKDEPEWKERAAVFSAKVKDFSEILLQQQFVEKQKLSLPSQIITYQDSCHLRNVMKTSSAPRKLIQAINGTVFNEMENADHCCGSAGIYNLTEQEMSMQILDYKMEKVKEAHAHTIVTANPGCLIQMKLGVVREGVEESVRAVHLADLLLEAVESK; encoded by the coding sequence ATGACGGCAACAAAAGACATTCAGCAAGCGTTTAAAGAACGGTTAGATTATGACGAGTTAATGAATTGTATGAGATGCGGTTTTTGTTTGCCGAGCTGTCCGACGTATGGCCAAACCAATCAATATGAAGCAGCGTCACCGCGCGGAAGAATTGCTTTGATGAAAGGAGTTGTAGATGGGCTTATTGAACCGGATGAATCCGTTGAAAAACAATTGAACCTTTGCCTTGGCTGCCGAGCGTGTGAGCCTGTTTGTCCTTCGGGTGTGAAGTACGGACACTTATTAGAAGAAGCGCGTGATATTATTCAGCAGAAAAAACGACATAAATGGCCGGTAAAAGCGCTCAGGCATATGGTGTTTGAACAGCTTTTTCCGCATAAAGAACGATTAAAAAATGTACATTCTCTGCTTGCTTTCTATCAAAGAAGCGGCTTGCAAAAAGCTGTTCAAAAAACAAATATATTAAACGTCCTGCCCGGTAATTTAGCACAAATGGAAAAAACGCTTCCGCCTGTGCCAACAAAAAAAGAAATGAAGAAACGTCCTTTTTTATTTGAAGCAGAAGGAACAAGAGAGCGTACGGTTGCTTTTTTTACAGGGTGTTTAATGGACACGATGTTTATGGAAACAAACAACGCGACGATTGCACTTTTACAAAAAGCGGGGTGTAAGGTCGTTATACCAGAAGTGCAGACGTGCTGTGGCGCCCTGCATGCGCACGGCGGAGAAAAAGATCAGGCAAAAAAGTTAGCAAAACAAAATATTATGGCGTTTGAATCCATTCAAGCGGATGATATTGTTCTTAATGCAGGCGGCTGCGGTGCGCTGTTGGTGGAATACGATCATCTATTAAAAGATGAGCCGGAATGGAAAGAAAGAGCAGCGGTCTTTTCTGCAAAAGTCAAAGATTTTTCAGAGATTTTATTGCAGCAGCAGTTTGTGGAAAAACAAAAGTTATCGCTTCCAAGTCAAATTATTACGTATCAAGACTCGTGTCATTTAAGAAACGTGATGAAAACGTCCAGCGCACCGAGAAAACTGATCCAAGCAATTAACGGCACGGTGTTTAATGAAATGGAAAATGCGGATCATTGCTGCGGCTCAGCTGGTATTTATAACTTAACGGAACAAGAGATGTCTATGCAAATTTTAGATTATAAAATGGAAAAAGTGAAAGAAGCCCATGCCCATACAATTGTAACAGCAAACCCGGGCTGTCTCATTCAAATGAAGCTAGGCGTAGTCAGAGAAGGAGTAGAAGAAAGTGTAAGGGCCGTTCATCTTGCAGATTTACTTCTTGAAGCAGTAGAAAGCAAATAA
- a CDS encoding DUF1796 family putative cysteine peptidase — protein MVTLNELKSKQYDMIYSLGYNCFPGIYMKKYSLRKQAGVIDWCISISLSHVNQLLKNRCKDLFVYEHLTYISSFGDGSTLRLRDKVYQIDSAHDFPSSINTETNWLSYNEVKEKYERRTERFLTSMETSSCILFIRMGGTYEEAKELEHVLKGMVKNDFYILLLTNSEKELLSEANWDLPYTCVLHAPIFSMDVLRDDKVWEELLSGLVIK, from the coding sequence ATGGTTACTTTAAATGAACTAAAAAGCAAGCAGTACGATATGATATACAGTTTAGGCTATAACTGTTTTCCAGGGATATATATGAAAAAATATTCTTTGCGAAAACAAGCCGGGGTGATTGATTGGTGTATTAGCATTTCTCTTTCTCATGTCAATCAGCTGTTGAAAAATCGCTGTAAAGACTTATTTGTATATGAACACTTAACCTATATCAGTTCTTTCGGAGATGGTTCCACGCTTAGACTGCGTGATAAGGTGTATCAAATTGATTCTGCTCATGATTTTCCGTCGTCTATTAATACGGAGACTAACTGGCTTTCATATAATGAAGTCAAAGAAAAATATGAACGGAGAACGGAGCGATTTTTAACGTCAATGGAGACCAGTTCTTGTATATTGTTTATTCGTATGGGCGGAACGTATGAAGAAGCGAAAGAATTAGAGCATGTTTTAAAGGGAATGGTCAAAAACGATTTCTATATACTGCTGCTGACAAACAGTGAAAAAGAACTTTTATCCGAAGCTAACTGGGACTTGCCTTATACATGTGTTTTACATGCACCTATTTTTTCAATGGACGTGCTGCGCGATGATAAAGTATGGGAAGAGCTCTTAAGCGGGCTTGTTATAAAATAA
- a CDS encoding LLM class flavin-dependent oxidoreductase, giving the protein MSKALKDIPISVLDLSPVVEGGTVSDSLRNTLDLAQHAEKWGYNRYWLAEHHNMTGIASSATSVVIGHVAGGTSRIRVGSGGIMLPNHSPLVIAEHFGTLESLFPGRIDLGLGRAPGTDQLTAQALRRDRRSDGSDFPEQLAELQEYFKPASESQMRVKAVPGQGLNIPIWLLGSSGFSAQLSAQLGLPFSFASHFSPNNTMTALNMYRRYFKPSDVLEKPYAMLGVNVIAADTDREAERLATSMQQQFLNLIRNTPGKLKAPVDNMDELWTDFEKASLQQQLGSSIVGSPETIKVKLEQFIEETEADELMINAQIYDHKARLRSYEIVSQLFK; this is encoded by the coding sequence ATGAGTAAAGCATTAAAAGATATTCCGATTTCCGTGTTAGATCTTTCTCCTGTAGTTGAAGGAGGAACTGTATCTGACTCACTTAGAAATACATTAGATTTAGCTCAGCACGCTGAAAAATGGGGGTATAACCGCTATTGGCTAGCTGAACATCATAATATGACAGGTATCGCAAGCTCCGCTACATCTGTTGTAATTGGTCATGTCGCCGGAGGCACGTCACGCATTCGCGTAGGCTCTGGCGGCATTATGCTTCCTAACCATTCTCCGCTTGTTATTGCTGAGCATTTTGGTACGCTTGAATCACTATTTCCAGGACGTATTGATTTAGGCTTAGGAAGAGCGCCAGGGACAGATCAGCTGACAGCGCAGGCGCTGCGACGCGACCGCAGAAGCGACGGCAGTGACTTCCCAGAACAGCTGGCCGAACTGCAAGAATACTTTAAACCTGCTTCAGAAAGTCAGATGCGTGTTAAAGCTGTTCCCGGTCAAGGTTTAAATATTCCGATTTGGCTCCTTGGCTCAAGCGGTTTTAGCGCACAGCTTTCTGCACAGCTAGGCTTGCCATTTTCATTTGCAAGTCACTTTTCGCCTAATAATACAATGACAGCTCTTAACATGTACCGTCGTTATTTTAAGCCGTCCGACGTGTTAGAGAAACCATATGCAATGTTAGGTGTAAACGTAATCGCTGCTGATACAGATAGAGAAGCTGAACGCTTGGCTACTTCTATGCAACAGCAGTTTCTAAATTTAATTCGAAACACACCGGGTAAACTAAAAGCTCCCGTGGATAATATGGATGAACTATGGACTGACTTTGAAAAAGCTTCTCTTCAACAGCAGCTGGGCTCTTCTATTGTCGGAAGTCCTGAGACGATTAAAGTCAAGCTTGAACAGTTTATTGAAGAAACAGAAGCAGATGAACTGATGATTAACGCTCAAATTTACGATCACAAAGCTCGCCTTCGTTCGTACGAAATTGTTTCTCAGCTGTTCAAATAA
- a CDS encoding YkvA family protein, producing the protein MEEKQEIVPVRTEETAKYYSEEKFWDKLKKFGKKAGANVVYAVLLLYYTLQKPDIPPKAKAVIIGALGYFILPLDLIPDFAAGVGFTDDLGALGLALIQVAMYIDEDVKLKAKEKIKTWFSEEHNFSIIDAKIK; encoded by the coding sequence ATGGAAGAGAAACAAGAAATTGTACCCGTTCGTACAGAGGAAACAGCCAAATATTATTCGGAAGAAAAATTTTGGGACAAGCTTAAAAAGTTTGGCAAAAAAGCGGGAGCAAACGTTGTTTATGCCGTACTGCTTTTATACTACACGCTGCAAAAGCCTGATATTCCTCCAAAAGCAAAAGCAGTGATTATAGGAGCGTTAGGTTATTTTATTCTTCCTTTAGATTTAATTCCGGACTTTGCAGCAGGAGTTGGATTTACAGATGATTTAGGAGCTCTGGGGCTTGCATTGATTCAAGTTGCCATGTACATTGATGAAGATGTTAAACTGAAAGCAAAAGAAAAAATCAAAACGTGGTTTTCAGAAGAACACAATTTTTCCATTATTGATGCTAAAATAAAGTAA
- the glcD gene encoding glycolate oxidase subunit GlcD, with the protein MLNERTKAKLIEVVGSANFQDSSEARLVYSYDATPNFQSLPDAVIMPENKDQVKRILTICNEDHVPIVPRGSGTNLSAGTCPTQGGIVLTFNRMNKILEIDEENLTATVQPGVITLDLINAVEAKGLFYPPDPSSMKISTIGGNINECSGGLRGLKYGVTKDYVLGLEVILANGDCIKTGGKLAKDVAGYDLTNLFVGSEGTLGVVTEAILKLIPIPETKQTLLALFEDMDAAAKTVSAIIANKIIPATLEFLDQPTCEVVEDFAQVGLPTDVNAVLLIEQDGPPEVVKRDIEMISRICSEGKAVSVKVAASQAEAEALSTARRSALSALARMKPTTILEDATVPRSKISEMVKAINEIAVKYNVKICTFGHAGDGNLHPTCLTDARDEEELHRVEQAFEAIFHKAIELGGTITGEHGVGEMKAPYLALKMGGEGVAAMKAIKYALDPQGIMNPGKIFAKDTRKRVVVRS; encoded by the coding sequence ATGCTTAATGAACGAACAAAAGCAAAGCTCATTGAAGTTGTAGGATCGGCCAACTTTCAAGATAGCAGTGAAGCAAGACTCGTATATTCTTATGACGCAACCCCTAACTTTCAGTCGCTTCCTGATGCAGTTATTATGCCTGAAAACAAAGATCAAGTGAAAAGAATTTTAACGATATGCAACGAAGATCACGTTCCTATTGTGCCAAGAGGCTCAGGCACAAATCTAAGCGCAGGAACGTGTCCAACGCAAGGCGGAATTGTTCTTACCTTTAACCGAATGAATAAAATTTTGGAAATTGATGAAGAAAATTTAACCGCTACCGTGCAGCCGGGTGTTATTACGTTAGACTTAATTAATGCCGTAGAGGCAAAAGGTTTATTTTATCCTCCTGATCCAAGCTCTATGAAAATATCAACCATTGGAGGAAACATCAATGAATGCTCAGGAGGATTACGAGGCTTAAAATACGGAGTAACAAAAGATTACGTTCTTGGTCTTGAAGTAATTCTTGCAAACGGCGATTGTATTAAGACAGGAGGCAAGCTGGCTAAAGATGTAGCTGGCTACGATTTAACGAACTTGTTTGTCGGGTCTGAGGGAACGCTTGGCGTCGTGACAGAAGCCATTTTAAAGCTCATTCCAATACCTGAAACAAAACAAACTCTGCTTGCGCTGTTTGAAGACATGGACGCAGCTGCTAAGACGGTTTCAGCAATTATCGCCAATAAGATTATTCCGGCTACGCTTGAATTTTTAGATCAGCCGACGTGTGAAGTAGTAGAAGATTTTGCCCAAGTTGGGCTTCCAACTGATGTAAACGCTGTCTTATTGATTGAACAAGATGGCCCGCCAGAAGTGGTGAAGCGCGATATTGAAATGATTTCACGCATCTGCAGTGAAGGAAAGGCTGTATCGGTGAAAGTAGCGGCTTCGCAAGCAGAAGCAGAAGCGTTAAGTACAGCAAGAAGATCAGCTCTTTCTGCTTTAGCACGAATGAAGCCAACGACGATTTTAGAAGACGCAACCGTCCCGCGGTCTAAAATTAGTGAAATGGTCAAAGCGATTAATGAAATTGCTGTAAAATACAACGTTAAAATCTGTACGTTTGGTCATGCAGGAGACGGAAATCTGCATCCGACTTGTTTAACAGATGCGCGTGACGAAGAGGAGCTTCACCGAGTCGAACAAGCTTTTGAAGCGATTTTTCATAAAGCCATTGAGCTTGGAGGGACGATTACAGGTGAACACGGAGTCGGAGAAATGAAAGCACCGTATTTAGCATTGAAGATGGGCGGAGAAGGAGTAGCTGCGATGAAAGCAATTAAGTATGCTTTGGACCCGCAAGGAATTATGAATCCAGGGAAAATTTTTGCTAAAGACACGAGAAAAAGAGTGGTGGTTCGTTCATGA
- a CDS encoding AEC family transporter has protein sequence MEISQIFIILTPIFFVILLGYLAGYFKKFDATTSKGLNTLVTKFALPAHLFVGITTTSKQTLIEKWPFLLALVLGIIGFYVLFLLVAKYVFKYSLTGASMFSLNSTQPTFAFMGIPVLGSLFGADVVAIPIAITGIVVNAMLDPLATIIGTVGQRERSEGDSEESLFKVTIKSILHGLSEPLACVPLIAVVLVLCGFQSPDLLSSSLNQIGSITSGAALFAVGVTIGIRKIQFSPSAFGIAILKVAIQPLVMLGIATAMGLSSADIVKLVLLVAFPGSAVAAMISVRFDSLAGETASAFVLSAIMSLVTLPLLISWLM, from the coding sequence ATGGAAATTAGTCAAATCTTTATTATTTTAACCCCAATCTTTTTCGTTATTTTGCTAGGTTATTTAGCAGGGTATTTTAAAAAGTTTGATGCAACAACATCTAAAGGGTTAAATACGCTTGTAACAAAATTTGCGTTACCTGCACATTTATTCGTTGGTATTACAACAACATCAAAACAAACGCTTATTGAAAAATGGCCGTTTTTATTAGCATTAGTTCTTGGTATTATTGGATTTTATGTTCTTTTCTTACTCGTTGCAAAATATGTATTCAAATACTCACTAACAGGCGCGTCTATGTTCTCTTTAAACTCTACGCAGCCAACGTTTGCGTTTATGGGTATTCCCGTTTTAGGTAGCTTGTTTGGCGCGGATGTAGTAGCAATTCCAATCGCTATTACGGGTATCGTAGTAAATGCGATGCTTGATCCTTTAGCAACTATTATTGGTACGGTTGGACAGCGCGAAAGAAGTGAAGGGGATTCTGAAGAAAGCTTATTTAAAGTAACGATTAAATCAATCTTACACGGTCTTTCTGAACCGTTAGCGTGTGTTCCATTAATCGCAGTAGTATTAGTACTATGTGGGTTCCAATCTCCAGATTTATTGTCAAGCAGTTTAAATCAAATTGGCTCAATTACGTCAGGTGCAGCGCTATTCGCAGTTGGGGTAACAATTGGTATTCGTAAAATTCAATTTAGCCCATCAGCATTTGGTATTGCGATTTTAAAAGTGGCTATTCAGCCGCTTGTAATGTTAGGAATTGCAACAGCAATGGGTCTATCATCAGCTGACATCGTAAAATTAGTGTTATTAGTAGCGTTCCCAGGTTCAGCTGTAGCAGCGATGATTTCAGTGCGCTTTGATAGCCTAGCTGGTGAAACAGCTTCAGCATTCGTACTTAGTGCCATTATGTCACTTGTTACATTACCGCTATTAATTTCTTGGTTAATGTAG